From Coturnix japonica isolate 7356 chromosome 1, Coturnix japonica 2.1, whole genome shotgun sequence, the proteins below share one genomic window:
- the MITD1 gene encoding MIT domain-containing protein 1 isoform X1, whose translation MSRSAGDGTAALERAAAETLKRAVELDVASRFQESLVCYQEGIDLLLQVVRGTKDEAKKQRYRQKISEYMTRAEDIKKYIEKEKQDGKYHKQIRIEENATGFGYEKLFLEYLTEIVSEVWVEDPYIRSVHQLYNFLRFCEMLVKGPCKVRTIHLLTSYDEGSGRNQQTSGLEEIKQSLRNHGITLNVEFSSSIHDREIRFNNGWMIKIGRGLDYFKRPQGRFSIGYCDFDLRPCHETTVDVFHTKHTKKM comes from the exons ATGTCTCGGTCGGCGGGCGATGGCACCGCCGCGCTGGAGCGGGCCGCGGCAGAGACGCTGAAGCGGGCGGTAGAACTGGACGTGGCGTCTCGTTTCCAGGAGTCCCTGGTGTGCTACCAGGAGGGCATCGACCTGCTCCTGCAGGTGGTGAGAG GAACGAAGGATGAGGCAAAGAAACAGCGATACCGGCAGAAAATATCCGAGTACATGACCAGGGCTGAAGACATAAAGAAGTATATTGAGAAGGAGAAGCAAG atggTAAATACCATAAGCAAATCAGAATAGAGGAAAATGCAACGGGTTTTGGCTATGAGAAGCTTTTTCTGGAGTATCTGACTGAGATTGTGTCTGAAGTTTGGGTGGAGGACCCCTACATTAGGAGCGTCCATCAG TTGTATAATTTCCTGCGATTCTGCGAGATGCTGGTTAAGGGGCCGTGCAAAGTGAGAACAATCCACCTCCTCACTTCCTATGATGAA gGCAGTGGGAGGAATCAACAGACAAGTGGCTTGGAAGAAATCAAACAGTCACTGAGGAATCACGGGATAACGCTGAATGTTGAGTTTTCGTCTTCAATCCATGATCGAGAAATTAG ATTCAACAACGGATGGATGATTAAGATTGGAAGGGGTCTGGATTATTTTAAGAGGCCGCAG GGTCGTTTCAGCATTGGATACTGTGACTTTGACTTGCGACCGTGTCATGAAACAACAGTGGATGTCTTTCATACtaaacatacaaagaaaatgtga
- the MITD1 gene encoding MIT domain-containing protein 1 isoform X2, producing MSRSAGDGTAALERAAAETLKRAVELDVASRFQESLVCYQEGIDLLLQVVRGTKDEAKKQRYRQKISEYMTRAEDIKKYIEKEKQDGKYHKQIRIEENATGFGYEKLFLEYLTEIVSEVWVEDPYIRSVHQGSGRNQQTSGLEEIKQSLRNHGITLNVEFSSSIHDREIRFNNGWMIKIGRGLDYFKRPQGRFSIGYCDFDLRPCHETTVDVFHTKHTKKM from the exons ATGTCTCGGTCGGCGGGCGATGGCACCGCCGCGCTGGAGCGGGCCGCGGCAGAGACGCTGAAGCGGGCGGTAGAACTGGACGTGGCGTCTCGTTTCCAGGAGTCCCTGGTGTGCTACCAGGAGGGCATCGACCTGCTCCTGCAGGTGGTGAGAG GAACGAAGGATGAGGCAAAGAAACAGCGATACCGGCAGAAAATATCCGAGTACATGACCAGGGCTGAAGACATAAAGAAGTATATTGAGAAGGAGAAGCAAG atggTAAATACCATAAGCAAATCAGAATAGAGGAAAATGCAACGGGTTTTGGCTATGAGAAGCTTTTTCTGGAGTATCTGACTGAGATTGTGTCTGAAGTTTGGGTGGAGGACCCCTACATTAGGAGCGTCCATCAG gGCAGTGGGAGGAATCAACAGACAAGTGGCTTGGAAGAAATCAAACAGTCACTGAGGAATCACGGGATAACGCTGAATGTTGAGTTTTCGTCTTCAATCCATGATCGAGAAATTAG ATTCAACAACGGATGGATGATTAAGATTGGAAGGGGTCTGGATTATTTTAAGAGGCCGCAG GGTCGTTTCAGCATTGGATACTGTGACTTTGACTTGCGACCGTGTCATGAAACAACAGTGGATGTCTTTCATACtaaacatacaaagaaaatgtga
- the TSGA10 gene encoding testis-specific gene 10 protein isoform X3, producing the protein MSARRSPGRRRGRAEARPKNENLKKISHELRQHVLQLLDKKPVVERQVDRLTSKNDHLCKELVVIAKLSEQLENELLLNTTDKELEEAKTQIRHQQNNIKKLEHSVKTLKSVILQTENEIRQGRSPSRLDTFIKTLEEDRDYYKSKTENLLRVFRSTSSSPKRSSTLGSMSKKKSHIQAQEEFTQLHQEVIKCTRTPRSTVVAQAMLSHVETERDTALSDLRRMAMECDSLREQLKISQETAFNEKAHLQQRIEELETTIQNLDSERLEQMSRMTLMKEHVDSLETEVKILARRSQDTENELSHQKDEYISLSLMKEKTEQILSEAQQSLTKKKYEIQLNEEKIRLLDEKIDDFSKQCFAQEEKICALKDTILQLDKEKETLQECVEEGREKIVTLEESLKIKEKTISELKILIFDMERTIQKSAEALCFCEKDITSLRQQLQETNKELAQANNNREILAQEKDRLQEHLSNAKQENQVLHVKITNYQNELDEMRQKAQDSNTEIARLKGVLNFKERENSELLENYHKACEQGESWEAKCHQVEADCNSVRLALISVESDNRRLKEKMKTLETEMEQLQSECASSHSEIEMLRIQLGNERASLKNLESLLASNREREFQSQIAEQEKDSEIQLLKEQLSLAENKLAVKSRDFTQLKNTTAQLESELGITRRQLATERFERERAVQELRCQNRTVTYQLSSTLRTLSPERTFHPLPHWSLDSSLEGNSSFKDF; encoded by the exons ATGAGCGCCCGGCGGTCCCCGGGACGCCGGAGGGGGAGGGCGGAGGCTCGCCCCAAG aatgaaaatctgaagaagATAAGCCATGAGCTAAGGCAACATGTCCTGCAACTGCTTGATAAGAAGCCAGTGGTTGAAAGACAAGTGGATAGGTTGACAAGCAAAAATGATCATCTGTGTAAAGAACTTGTTGTAATTGCCAAACTGTCTGAGCAGCTGGAAAACGAATTGTTACTGAACACCACTGATAAGGAACTAGAAGAAGCAAAG ACTCAAATTCGACACCAGCAGAACAACATAAAGAAGCTGGAACACTCggtgaaaacattaaaatca GTTATTTTGCaaacagagaatgaaataaGGCAAGGGAGATCACCTTCAAGGCTGGATACATTTATTAAGACACTGGAAGAGGACAGAGACTACTATAAAAGCAAGACTGAGAATTTGCTGAGGGTATTTCGAAGCACATCTTCAAGTCCTAAGCGTAGCTCTACTTTGGGAAGCATGTccaaaaagaaatcacacatCCAG GCACAAGAGGAGTTTACCCAACTTCATCAGGAAGTCATCAAATGCACCAGGACTCCAAGAAGTACTGTGGTGGCTCAAGCCATGTTAAGTCATGTGGAGACGGAAAGGGATACAGCACTGTCAGATTTACGAAGGATGGCTATGGAATGTGACAGtctcagggagcagctgaag ATTTCCCAGGAGACTGCATTTAATGAGAAAGCTCATTTGCAGCAGAGAATTGAAGAGCTAGAAACTACTATTCAAAAT TTAGATAGTGAACGGTTAGAGCAGATGTCCAGAATGACTCTAATGAAAGAACACGTTGATTCTCTGGAAACAGAGGTAAAAATATTGGCAAGAAGATCCCAGGACACTGAAAATGAACTAAGCCACCAGAAAGATGAATACATTTCACTGAG TCTAATGAAGGAAAAGACGGAGCAGATTCTTTCAGAGGCACAGCAAAGCCttactaagaaaaaatatgaaattcaaCTTAATGAAGAGAAAATTAGGCTTTTGGATGAAAAAATTG ATGACttttcaaaacagtgttttgcacAAGAAGAGAAGATCTGTGCATTGAAAGATACAATTTTGCAACTTGATAAAGAGAAGGAAACTTTGCAAGAGTgtgtggaagaaggaagagagaagataGTCACTTTGGAGGAAAGCCTGAAGATTAAA gagaAAACCATTTCAGAATTGAAGATTCTGATTTTCGATATGGAACGTACAATACA AAAATCTGCTGAAGCgctgtgtttctgtgagaaAGATATCACCAGTTTGCGTCAACAGCTGCAAGAAACCAACAAAGAACTTGCACAGGCTaacaacaacagagaaataTTAGCTCAGGAGAAGGACAGGTTACAAGAACATCTTTCTAATGCTAAACAAGAAAATCAG GTACTACATGTGAAAATAACTAATTACCAGAATGAGCTTGATGAGATGAGGCAGAAAGCCCAGGATTCAAACACAGAAATTGCCAGGCTGAAGGGAGTACTGAACTTTAAA GAGAGAGAGAACAGTGAGCTTTTGGAGAATTACCACAAAGCCTGTGAACAAGGAGAAAGTTGGGAAGCAAAGTGCCACCAAGTAGAAGCAGATTGTAACTCCGTTAGATTGGCATTAATCAGTGTGGAATCTGATAACCGCAggttgaaagagaaaatgaagaccCTTGAAACAGAGATGGAGCAA CTGCAGAGTGAATGTGCTTCATCCCATTCTGAAATAGAGATGCTGAGAATACAACTGGGAAATGAAAGAGCATCTCTGAAAAACCTGGAATCTTTGCTTGCATCCAATCGTGAGAGAGAATTTCAGTCACAGATAGCAGAGCAAGAAAAAGACTCTGAAATTCAGCTTCTCAAGGAACAACTTTCTttagcagaaaataaact CGCTGTGAAGAGTCGAGATTTCACTCAGCTGAAAAATACAACAGCTCAGCTAGAGTCAGAACTGGGTATCACCAGAAGACAGCTGGCAACTGAGAGGTTTGAAAG GGAACGTGCTGTACAGGAACTTCGATGCCAGAATCGTACAGTCACATATCAGTTAAGCTCTACGTTAAGAACATTGTCTCCTGAACGTACTTTTCATCCGCTTCCTCATTGGTCTCTGGACAGCTCCCTGGAAGG gAATTCTTCATTCAAGGACTTCTAA
- the TSGA10 gene encoding testis-specific gene 10 protein isoform X1 has protein sequence MAMHSPLMISSVSESVRLNSRLVAEAVWHSAEGRCQAPRERGRWGAAATAPRRGGKGHSGELAIGLRNENLKKISHELRQHVLQLLDKKPVVERQVDRLTSKNDHLCKELVVIAKLSEQLENELLLNTTDKELEEAKTQIRHQQNNIKKLEHSVKTLKSVILQTENEIRQGRSPSRLDTFIKTLEEDRDYYKSKTENLLRVFRSTSSSPKRSSTLGSMSKKKSHIQAQEEFTQLHQEVIKCTRTPRSTVVAQAMLSHVETERDTALSDLRRMAMECDSLREQLKISQETAFNEKAHLQQRIEELETTIQNLDSERLEQMSRMTLMKEHVDSLETEVKILARRSQDTENELSHQKDEYISLSLMKEKTEQILSEAQQSLTKKKYEIQLNEEKIRLLDEKIDDFSKQCFAQEEKICALKDTILQLDKEKETLQECVEEGREKIVTLEESLKIKEKTISELKILIFDMERTIQKSAEALCFCEKDITSLRQQLQETNKELAQANNNREILAQEKDRLQEHLSNAKQENQVLHVKITNYQNELDEMRQKAQDSNTEIARLKGVLNFKERENSELLENYHKACEQGESWEAKCHQVEADCNSVRLALISVESDNRRLKEKMKTLETEMEQHLTTEEAYQSQLATLHKSIEKMEGELQNIHQERVSILANLKSTQELCIKLDAGKELLSQQLTSTSEKVERLQSECASSHSEIEMLRIQLGNERASLKNLESLLASNREREFQSQIAEQEKDSEIQLLKEQLSLAENKLAVKSRDFTQLKNTTAQLESELGITRRQLATERFERERAVQELRCQNRTVTYQLSSTLRTLSPERTFHPLPHWSLDSSLEGNSSFKDF, from the exons aTGGCAATGCACTCTCCTCTGATGATTTCCAGCGTGTCAGAATCAGTCAGACTGAACTCCAGGCTTGTGGCCGAGGCTGTGTGGCACAGCGCTGAGGGCCGTTGCCAGGCGCCCAGGGAACGCGGCCGTTGGGGCGCGGCGGCCACCGCCCCGCGGCGGGGAGGGAAGGGGCACAGCGGGGAGCTCGCCATTGGGCTGCGG aatgaaaatctgaagaagATAAGCCATGAGCTAAGGCAACATGTCCTGCAACTGCTTGATAAGAAGCCAGTGGTTGAAAGACAAGTGGATAGGTTGACAAGCAAAAATGATCATCTGTGTAAAGAACTTGTTGTAATTGCCAAACTGTCTGAGCAGCTGGAAAACGAATTGTTACTGAACACCACTGATAAGGAACTAGAAGAAGCAAAG ACTCAAATTCGACACCAGCAGAACAACATAAAGAAGCTGGAACACTCggtgaaaacattaaaatca GTTATTTTGCaaacagagaatgaaataaGGCAAGGGAGATCACCTTCAAGGCTGGATACATTTATTAAGACACTGGAAGAGGACAGAGACTACTATAAAAGCAAGACTGAGAATTTGCTGAGGGTATTTCGAAGCACATCTTCAAGTCCTAAGCGTAGCTCTACTTTGGGAAGCATGTccaaaaagaaatcacacatCCAG GCACAAGAGGAGTTTACCCAACTTCATCAGGAAGTCATCAAATGCACCAGGACTCCAAGAAGTACTGTGGTGGCTCAAGCCATGTTAAGTCATGTGGAGACGGAAAGGGATACAGCACTGTCAGATTTACGAAGGATGGCTATGGAATGTGACAGtctcagggagcagctgaag ATTTCCCAGGAGACTGCATTTAATGAGAAAGCTCATTTGCAGCAGAGAATTGAAGAGCTAGAAACTACTATTCAAAAT TTAGATAGTGAACGGTTAGAGCAGATGTCCAGAATGACTCTAATGAAAGAACACGTTGATTCTCTGGAAACAGAGGTAAAAATATTGGCAAGAAGATCCCAGGACACTGAAAATGAACTAAGCCACCAGAAAGATGAATACATTTCACTGAG TCTAATGAAGGAAAAGACGGAGCAGATTCTTTCAGAGGCACAGCAAAGCCttactaagaaaaaatatgaaattcaaCTTAATGAAGAGAAAATTAGGCTTTTGGATGAAAAAATTG ATGACttttcaaaacagtgttttgcacAAGAAGAGAAGATCTGTGCATTGAAAGATACAATTTTGCAACTTGATAAAGAGAAGGAAACTTTGCAAGAGTgtgtggaagaaggaagagagaagataGTCACTTTGGAGGAAAGCCTGAAGATTAAA gagaAAACCATTTCAGAATTGAAGATTCTGATTTTCGATATGGAACGTACAATACA AAAATCTGCTGAAGCgctgtgtttctgtgagaaAGATATCACCAGTTTGCGTCAACAGCTGCAAGAAACCAACAAAGAACTTGCACAGGCTaacaacaacagagaaataTTAGCTCAGGAGAAGGACAGGTTACAAGAACATCTTTCTAATGCTAAACAAGAAAATCAG GTACTACATGTGAAAATAACTAATTACCAGAATGAGCTTGATGAGATGAGGCAGAAAGCCCAGGATTCAAACACAGAAATTGCCAGGCTGAAGGGAGTACTGAACTTTAAA GAGAGAGAGAACAGTGAGCTTTTGGAGAATTACCACAAAGCCTGTGAACAAGGAGAAAGTTGGGAAGCAAAGTGCCACCAAGTAGAAGCAGATTGTAACTCCGTTAGATTGGCATTAATCAGTGTGGAATCTGATAACCGCAggttgaaagagaaaatgaagaccCTTGAAACAGAGATGGAGCAA CATTTAACAACAGAAGAAGCATACCAGTCTCAGCTTGCTACTTTACACAAGTCTATTGAGAAAATGGAAGGAGAGCTTCAAAACATACATCAGGAGAGAGTCTCTATACTTGCAAATCTCAAGTCTACGCAAGAACTTTGCATTAAATTAGATGCAGGCAAAGAGCTATTAAGTCAGCAGTTAACTTCCACATCAGAGAAGGTAGAAAGG CTGCAGAGTGAATGTGCTTCATCCCATTCTGAAATAGAGATGCTGAGAATACAACTGGGAAATGAAAGAGCATCTCTGAAAAACCTGGAATCTTTGCTTGCATCCAATCGTGAGAGAGAATTTCAGTCACAGATAGCAGAGCAAGAAAAAGACTCTGAAATTCAGCTTCTCAAGGAACAACTTTCTttagcagaaaataaact CGCTGTGAAGAGTCGAGATTTCACTCAGCTGAAAAATACAACAGCTCAGCTAGAGTCAGAACTGGGTATCACCAGAAGACAGCTGGCAACTGAGAGGTTTGAAAG GGAACGTGCTGTACAGGAACTTCGATGCCAGAATCGTACAGTCACATATCAGTTAAGCTCTACGTTAAGAACATTGTCTCCTGAACGTACTTTTCATCCGCTTCCTCATTGGTCTCTGGACAGCTCCCTGGAAGG gAATTCTTCATTCAAGGACTTCTAA
- the TSGA10 gene encoding testis-specific gene 10 protein isoform X2, producing the protein MSARRSPGRRRGRAEARPKNENLKKISHELRQHVLQLLDKKPVVERQVDRLTSKNDHLCKELVVIAKLSEQLENELLLNTTDKELEEAKTQIRHQQNNIKKLEHSVKTLKSVILQTENEIRQGRSPSRLDTFIKTLEEDRDYYKSKTENLLRVFRSTSSSPKRSSTLGSMSKKKSHIQAQEEFTQLHQEVIKCTRTPRSTVVAQAMLSHVETERDTALSDLRRMAMECDSLREQLKISQETAFNEKAHLQQRIEELETTIQNLDSERLEQMSRMTLMKEHVDSLETEVKILARRSQDTENELSHQKDEYISLSLMKEKTEQILSEAQQSLTKKKYEIQLNEEKIRLLDEKIDDFSKQCFAQEEKICALKDTILQLDKEKETLQECVEEGREKIVTLEESLKIKEKTISELKILIFDMERTIQKSAEALCFCEKDITSLRQQLQETNKELAQANNNREILAQEKDRLQEHLSNAKQENQVLHVKITNYQNELDEMRQKAQDSNTEIARLKGVLNFKERENSELLENYHKACEQGESWEAKCHQVEADCNSVRLALISVESDNRRLKEKMKTLETEMEQHLTTEEAYQSQLATLHKSIEKMEGELQNIHQERVSILANLKSTQELCIKLDAGKELLSQQLTSTSEKVERLQSECASSHSEIEMLRIQLGNERASLKNLESLLASNREREFQSQIAEQEKDSEIQLLKEQLSLAENKLAVKSRDFTQLKNTTAQLESELGITRRQLATERFERERAVQELRCQNRTVTYQLSSTLRTLSPERTFHPLPHWSLDSSLEGNSSFKDF; encoded by the exons ATGAGCGCCCGGCGGTCCCCGGGACGCCGGAGGGGGAGGGCGGAGGCTCGCCCCAAG aatgaaaatctgaagaagATAAGCCATGAGCTAAGGCAACATGTCCTGCAACTGCTTGATAAGAAGCCAGTGGTTGAAAGACAAGTGGATAGGTTGACAAGCAAAAATGATCATCTGTGTAAAGAACTTGTTGTAATTGCCAAACTGTCTGAGCAGCTGGAAAACGAATTGTTACTGAACACCACTGATAAGGAACTAGAAGAAGCAAAG ACTCAAATTCGACACCAGCAGAACAACATAAAGAAGCTGGAACACTCggtgaaaacattaaaatca GTTATTTTGCaaacagagaatgaaataaGGCAAGGGAGATCACCTTCAAGGCTGGATACATTTATTAAGACACTGGAAGAGGACAGAGACTACTATAAAAGCAAGACTGAGAATTTGCTGAGGGTATTTCGAAGCACATCTTCAAGTCCTAAGCGTAGCTCTACTTTGGGAAGCATGTccaaaaagaaatcacacatCCAG GCACAAGAGGAGTTTACCCAACTTCATCAGGAAGTCATCAAATGCACCAGGACTCCAAGAAGTACTGTGGTGGCTCAAGCCATGTTAAGTCATGTGGAGACGGAAAGGGATACAGCACTGTCAGATTTACGAAGGATGGCTATGGAATGTGACAGtctcagggagcagctgaag ATTTCCCAGGAGACTGCATTTAATGAGAAAGCTCATTTGCAGCAGAGAATTGAAGAGCTAGAAACTACTATTCAAAAT TTAGATAGTGAACGGTTAGAGCAGATGTCCAGAATGACTCTAATGAAAGAACACGTTGATTCTCTGGAAACAGAGGTAAAAATATTGGCAAGAAGATCCCAGGACACTGAAAATGAACTAAGCCACCAGAAAGATGAATACATTTCACTGAG TCTAATGAAGGAAAAGACGGAGCAGATTCTTTCAGAGGCACAGCAAAGCCttactaagaaaaaatatgaaattcaaCTTAATGAAGAGAAAATTAGGCTTTTGGATGAAAAAATTG ATGACttttcaaaacagtgttttgcacAAGAAGAGAAGATCTGTGCATTGAAAGATACAATTTTGCAACTTGATAAAGAGAAGGAAACTTTGCAAGAGTgtgtggaagaaggaagagagaagataGTCACTTTGGAGGAAAGCCTGAAGATTAAA gagaAAACCATTTCAGAATTGAAGATTCTGATTTTCGATATGGAACGTACAATACA AAAATCTGCTGAAGCgctgtgtttctgtgagaaAGATATCACCAGTTTGCGTCAACAGCTGCAAGAAACCAACAAAGAACTTGCACAGGCTaacaacaacagagaaataTTAGCTCAGGAGAAGGACAGGTTACAAGAACATCTTTCTAATGCTAAACAAGAAAATCAG GTACTACATGTGAAAATAACTAATTACCAGAATGAGCTTGATGAGATGAGGCAGAAAGCCCAGGATTCAAACACAGAAATTGCCAGGCTGAAGGGAGTACTGAACTTTAAA GAGAGAGAGAACAGTGAGCTTTTGGAGAATTACCACAAAGCCTGTGAACAAGGAGAAAGTTGGGAAGCAAAGTGCCACCAAGTAGAAGCAGATTGTAACTCCGTTAGATTGGCATTAATCAGTGTGGAATCTGATAACCGCAggttgaaagagaaaatgaagaccCTTGAAACAGAGATGGAGCAA CATTTAACAACAGAAGAAGCATACCAGTCTCAGCTTGCTACTTTACACAAGTCTATTGAGAAAATGGAAGGAGAGCTTCAAAACATACATCAGGAGAGAGTCTCTATACTTGCAAATCTCAAGTCTACGCAAGAACTTTGCATTAAATTAGATGCAGGCAAAGAGCTATTAAGTCAGCAGTTAACTTCCACATCAGAGAAGGTAGAAAGG CTGCAGAGTGAATGTGCTTCATCCCATTCTGAAATAGAGATGCTGAGAATACAACTGGGAAATGAAAGAGCATCTCTGAAAAACCTGGAATCTTTGCTTGCATCCAATCGTGAGAGAGAATTTCAGTCACAGATAGCAGAGCAAGAAAAAGACTCTGAAATTCAGCTTCTCAAGGAACAACTTTCTttagcagaaaataaact CGCTGTGAAGAGTCGAGATTTCACTCAGCTGAAAAATACAACAGCTCAGCTAGAGTCAGAACTGGGTATCACCAGAAGACAGCTGGCAACTGAGAGGTTTGAAAG GGAACGTGCTGTACAGGAACTTCGATGCCAGAATCGTACAGTCACATATCAGTTAAGCTCTACGTTAAGAACATTGTCTCCTGAACGTACTTTTCATCCGCTTCCTCATTGGTCTCTGGACAGCTCCCTGGAAGG gAATTCTTCATTCAAGGACTTCTAA
- the LIPT1 gene encoding lipoyltransferase 1, mitochondrial has product MVLRSSFKSCLPLSCLLRTPRAGFGGTASGGLIIQSLSNNVYQNLAVEDWIHDHMNLENRQVLFLWRNSPAVVIGRHQNPWQECNLQLMRQKNIKLARRRSGGGTVYHDLGNINLTFFTTRKKYERMENLKLVVKALKALRPQLDIHVTDRYDILLDGQYKISGTAAKLGRTTAYHHCTLLCNANKSVLSSVLKSPYKGLKSNATPSVPASVKNLFEEDPSLTCEMLLDALAEEYATQHRIDHHITLINPTDETVLPGINDKSKELQTWEWVYGKTPKFSISTCFNMVYKDSVLDVKVNMDVKHGRIEACDIDLPQEWLPPALCSELVKSLIGSKFCPNETTALLSALLRACPQDYELHSKWNLLCENMVTLM; this is encoded by the coding sequence ATGGTGCTGCGGTCCTCGTTCAAGAGCTGCCTGCCGCTGTCTTGCCTTCTCAGGACCCCCAGAGCTGGCTTTGGAGGCACAGCTAGCGGGGGGCTCATCATCCAGTCTCTGTCTAACAATGTTTACCAAAATCTAGCTGTGGAAGACTGGATCCATGACCACATGAATTTGGAGAACCGGCAGGTCCTTTTCCTGTGGAGAAACTCCCCAGCTGTAGTAATAGGAAGACATCAGAATCCATGGCAGGAGTGCAACCTCCAGCTGATGAGGCAAAAGAACATAAAACTAGCCCGGAGGAGGAGCGGGGGTGGGACAGTATACCATGACTTAGGCAATATCAATTTGACTTTCTTCACAACCAGGAAAAAATATGAGCGAATGGAAAACTTGAAACTAGTTGTGAAGGCACTGAAAGCCTTGCGGCCGCAGTTAGATATCCATGTCACTGACAGGTATGACATCTTGCTAGATGGGCAGTATAAAATCTCAGGTACTGCTGCAAAGCTGGGGCGGACAACTGCGTATCACCACTGTACCTTACTCTGCAATGCcaataaatctgttttatctTCTGTACTGAAGAGTCCTTATAAAGGACTGAAAAGCAATGCCACTCCTAGTGTACCTGCCTCAGTGAAAAACCTCTTTGAAGAGGATCCTAGCTTAACTTGTGAGATGCTGCTGGATGCCCTCGCTGAAGAATATGCCACGCAGCACAGAATAGATCATCACATCACCTTAATAAATCCAACTGATGAGACTGTGCTTCCTGGAATCAATGATAAATCTAAAGAACTGCAAACCTGGGAATGGGTGTATGGAAAGACACCGAAGTTCAGCATTAGCACATGTTTTAACATGGTTTATAAAGATTCCGTTCTTGATGTTAAAGTCAACATGGATGTAAAGCATGGAAGAATTGAAGCCTGTGACATTGATCTGCCACAGGAGTGGCTTcctccagcactgtgcagtgaGCTGGTGAAGAGCCTTATAGGCAGTAAGTTTTGCCCAAATGAAACCACTGCACTGTTAAGCGCATTGCTAAGGGCATGTCCACAAGACTATGAGTTGCACAGCAAGTGGAATCTGTTATGTGAGAATATGGTGACGTTAATGTGA
- the MITD1 gene encoding MIT domain-containing protein 1 isoform X3: MTRAEDIKKYIEKEKQDGKYHKQIRIEENATGFGYEKLFLEYLTEIVSEVWVEDPYIRSVHQLYNFLRFCEMLVKGPCKVRTIHLLTSYDEGSGRNQQTSGLEEIKQSLRNHGITLNVEFSSSIHDREIRFNNGWMIKIGRGLDYFKRPQGRFSIGYCDFDLRPCHETTVDVFHTKHTKKM; encoded by the exons ATGACCAGGGCTGAAGACATAAAGAAGTATATTGAGAAGGAGAAGCAAG atggTAAATACCATAAGCAAATCAGAATAGAGGAAAATGCAACGGGTTTTGGCTATGAGAAGCTTTTTCTGGAGTATCTGACTGAGATTGTGTCTGAAGTTTGGGTGGAGGACCCCTACATTAGGAGCGTCCATCAG TTGTATAATTTCCTGCGATTCTGCGAGATGCTGGTTAAGGGGCCGTGCAAAGTGAGAACAATCCACCTCCTCACTTCCTATGATGAA gGCAGTGGGAGGAATCAACAGACAAGTGGCTTGGAAGAAATCAAACAGTCACTGAGGAATCACGGGATAACGCTGAATGTTGAGTTTTCGTCTTCAATCCATGATCGAGAAATTAG ATTCAACAACGGATGGATGATTAAGATTGGAAGGGGTCTGGATTATTTTAAGAGGCCGCAG GGTCGTTTCAGCATTGGATACTGTGACTTTGACTTGCGACCGTGTCATGAAACAACAGTGGATGTCTTTCATACtaaacatacaaagaaaatgtga